TCCCAAAAGCCCCAACATTGGTGCAATACTCGGCACCACCGCCAAAAGGTTCAGGTTTTTTTCCATATTGGCCACTTCTACCTGAGCCTGAGACTCCATCGCACTTACGATATCAGAAACAGGACGTCCCAGTCTTGAGATCCCTTTTTCCAGAATTCTTCCTTCCGGAGAGTTCTGTGTTTTACAATAATCTGCTGCAGCTTCTATCTTTCCTGCCTTAATAAAGTCTTCAATATTATTCATGAAGTTGGAATCTGTCTTTGAGGTTAGCCTTTTAATAAAGAAAAATCTTTCAAAAAACAGATACAGGGAAAATACGCCCAACAGTAATACGGTCGCCATCACTATTTTAGCGAAGGCTCCTCCGTGGAACATGATTTTCCAGAATGAAAATTCTAAATTGTCTGCGGCAACTGCAGGTGTAGTGATTTGTGCAAATAAAATC
This Chryseobacterium sp. G0162 DNA region includes the following protein-coding sequences:
- a CDS encoding MotA/TolQ/ExbB proton channel family protein; this encodes MLLTELSQILFAQITTPAVAADNLEFSFWKIMFHGGAFAKIVMATVLLLGVFSLYLFFERFFFIKRLTSKTDSNFMNNIEDFIKAGKIEAAADYCKTQNSPEGRILEKGISRLGRPVSDIVSAMESQAQVEVANMEKNLNLLAVVPSIAPMLGLLGTVIGMIIAFFNLSHATGSFSPKTLSEGIYTALGQTAVGLAVAIPANFCYNILLTKIDKFVLKAQNMSGEFLDLINKPL